The following are from one region of the Microbacterium paraoxydans genome:
- a CDS encoding sensor histidine kinase, translated as MRATPLERAENRWYRVIDNPNPIVKQIPTLVAAAIAGVMTWAIPSLPFTDVALALAGLAIVLVATLHAGVLSALHIREGWIVLLVPMVDILGLGLFRAGTGGAASLFSSLVLLPVIWIAAAPGIRWVFVVGAFTSLALLIPYVIEPPTNAVVWLRGVVGPLVFAAVAAVVNELSRQQRLRVQQAEELVTERTKALSENVSMIVQLRQKEHEYRVLLDSFEGLWASITAQAVIGTDREGRVTAWNPGAVRLLGLSHDEALDDVRVDRFFSSSALTMLAEDTAAREGDAGAASDPTARTGVSDGLRELFAQADAGHTVDGDIEVRTAGGTTVPARVTVTPHKDPSGAQQGYLFVLTDETRAVEVARMKDEFVGMISHELRTPLSAIIGFLDLLQNDPGQPLTEDQQEFVGIIERNAKRLLNLVGDLLFTAQVESGRFPLERDEADVAALVRSAVASAGPHAQREGIELDLQVGDEPIPLLVDPGRLGQAVDNLLSNAIKFTPRGGRVTAAVRRLDGGVQVAVADTGVGIPQDEQRMLFTRFFRASTATRNAVPGVGLGLTITRAIVLAHGGSMDVTSEEGVGTEFRFFLPAAPKTEVLQTLSRAD; from the coding sequence ATGAGGGCGACACCGCTGGAGCGCGCCGAGAACCGCTGGTACCGGGTCATCGACAACCCGAACCCGATCGTCAAGCAGATCCCGACGCTCGTCGCCGCCGCGATCGCAGGCGTGATGACCTGGGCCATCCCCAGCCTGCCGTTCACCGATGTCGCCCTCGCCCTGGCCGGCCTCGCGATCGTCCTCGTCGCGACGCTCCACGCCGGAGTGCTCAGCGCGTTGCACATCCGGGAGGGCTGGATCGTGCTCCTGGTCCCGATGGTCGACATCCTGGGGCTGGGGCTCTTCCGCGCCGGGACGGGAGGCGCGGCCTCGCTCTTCAGCTCGCTCGTGCTGCTCCCCGTGATCTGGATCGCGGCGGCGCCAGGAATCCGCTGGGTCTTCGTCGTCGGCGCGTTCACGTCGCTCGCGCTGCTGATCCCCTACGTCATCGAACCGCCGACGAACGCGGTCGTGTGGCTCCGCGGCGTCGTCGGTCCTCTCGTCTTCGCGGCCGTCGCGGCCGTGGTGAACGAGCTCTCCCGGCAACAGCGCCTGCGGGTGCAGCAGGCGGAGGAGCTGGTCACGGAGCGGACCAAGGCGCTGTCCGAGAACGTCTCGATGATCGTGCAGCTGCGACAGAAGGAGCACGAGTACCGCGTGCTGCTCGACTCGTTCGAGGGCCTGTGGGCGTCGATCACCGCGCAGGCCGTGATCGGCACCGATCGCGAGGGGCGCGTCACGGCGTGGAACCCCGGGGCCGTCCGCCTGCTCGGGCTCTCTCACGACGAGGCTCTCGATGACGTGCGCGTCGATCGCTTCTTCTCGTCGTCGGCGTTGACCATGCTGGCCGAGGACACCGCCGCACGCGAAGGGGATGCAGGGGCGGCGAGCGATCCGACCGCGCGCACCGGCGTCTCGGACGGGCTCCGGGAGCTCTTCGCCCAGGCGGATGCCGGGCATACCGTCGACGGCGACATCGAGGTCAGGACCGCGGGCGGCACGACGGTACCCGCCCGGGTGACCGTGACGCCGCACAAGGATCCGTCCGGCGCGCAGCAGGGCTACCTGTTCGTGCTCACCGATGAGACGAGAGCCGTCGAGGTCGCGCGCATGAAGGACGAGTTCGTGGGGATGATCTCCCATGAGCTGCGGACGCCGCTGAGCGCGATCATCGGCTTCCTCGACCTGCTGCAGAACGATCCGGGTCAGCCGCTGACCGAGGACCAGCAGGAGTTCGTCGGCATCATCGAGCGCAATGCGAAGCGCCTGCTGAACCTCGTCGGCGACCTGCTCTTCACGGCGCAGGTGGAGTCGGGGCGCTTCCCTTTGGAGCGGGACGAGGCGGACGTCGCGGCGCTCGTGCGTTCGGCCGTGGCCTCGGCGGGACCGCACGCGCAGCGCGAGGGGATCGAGCTGGACCTGCAGGTCGGCGACGAGCCGATCCCGCTGCTCGTCGATCCCGGACGCCTCGGGCAGGCCGTGGACAACCTCCTCTCGAACGCCATCAAGTTCACCCCGCGCGGGGGTCGGGTGACGGCCGCCGTGCGTCGCCTCGACGGCGGGGTGCAGGTCGCCGTCGCCGACACCGGGGTCGGGATCCCGCAGGACGAGCAGCGCATGCTCTTCACCCGGTTCTTCCGGGCCTCGACGGCCACCCGCAACGCCGTGCCGGGCGTGGGGCTGGGTCTCACGATCACGCGGGCGATCGTGCTGGCCCACGGCGGCTCCATGGACGTGACCAGCGAGGAGGGGGTGGGCACCGAGTTCCGGTTCTTCCTCCCGGCGGCACCCAAGACCGAGGTGCTGCAGACGCTCAGCCGCGCGGACTGA
- a CDS encoding ABC-F family ATP-binding cassette domain-containing protein, with protein sequence MGYIDASGISLTLPDGRPLLDEVSFRVGAGSTSALIGPNGAGKTTLLRIIRGEQSADDGVVTIDGGLGVMDQFVGHGEPGQTVHELLVRVAPTRVRFAAQALEAAENALIDRDEHDTQMAYASAIAEYADAGGYEHETVWDQCTVAALGVPFERARYRELTSLSGGEQKRLALEALLRGPDEVLLLDEPDNYLDVPTKRWLEERLRATDKTVLLVSHDRELLARAADRLITLEPGAAGSTAWVHGGSFATYHQARTDRMDRLDELRRRWDEQHEKLRVLVANLKVKASANDGFASRYQAAQTRLRKFEEAGPPEERPPAQEFDMRLRGARTGKRAVVADRLELTGLMRPFDTEIWYGDRVGVLGSNGSGKSHFLRLLALGGTDPDPSLGHVTAVAEELSPVAHAGRAVLGARVVPGLFAQTHAHPEFVGRTLLEILHRGDDLRDGMPRDAASSALDRYGLVRQAQQPFESLSGGQQARFQVLLLELSGATLLLLDEPTDNLDLESAEALEEALGRFEGTVVAVTHDRWFARSFDRFLVFGTDGEVYESDEPVWDERRVARAR encoded by the coding sequence GTGGGGTACATCGACGCATCCGGGATCTCGCTGACGCTTCCCGACGGCAGACCGCTTCTCGACGAGGTGTCGTTCCGTGTCGGGGCGGGGTCGACCAGCGCTCTCATCGGGCCCAACGGGGCGGGGAAGACGACGCTGCTGCGGATCATCCGCGGCGAGCAGTCGGCCGACGACGGGGTCGTGACCATCGACGGCGGCCTCGGCGTCATGGACCAGTTCGTCGGACACGGCGAGCCCGGCCAGACCGTGCACGAGCTGCTCGTGCGGGTGGCTCCCACCCGCGTCCGTTTCGCCGCGCAGGCGCTGGAGGCGGCGGAGAACGCCCTCATCGACCGCGACGAGCACGACACCCAGATGGCCTACGCCTCCGCGATCGCCGAGTACGCGGACGCCGGCGGCTACGAGCACGAGACCGTGTGGGATCAGTGCACCGTGGCGGCGCTCGGCGTGCCGTTCGAGCGGGCGCGCTACCGCGAGCTCACCTCCCTCTCCGGAGGCGAGCAGAAGCGGCTCGCCCTGGAGGCGCTGCTGCGCGGCCCGGACGAGGTGCTCCTGCTCGACGAGCCGGACAACTACCTCGACGTGCCGACCAAGCGGTGGCTCGAGGAGCGGCTGCGCGCCACCGACAAGACCGTGCTGCTGGTCTCGCACGACCGCGAGCTCCTCGCCAGGGCCGCCGATCGGCTGATCACGCTGGAGCCCGGCGCGGCGGGGTCGACCGCCTGGGTGCACGGCGGGAGCTTCGCCACCTACCACCAGGCGCGCACCGACCGGATGGACCGGCTCGACGAGCTGCGCCGGCGGTGGGACGAGCAGCACGAGAAGCTCCGCGTCCTCGTCGCGAACCTCAAGGTCAAGGCGTCCGCCAACGACGGCTTCGCGTCCCGCTACCAGGCGGCGCAGACGCGGCTACGGAAGTTCGAGGAGGCGGGCCCGCCGGAGGAGCGGCCCCCGGCGCAGGAGTTCGACATGCGCCTCCGCGGTGCCAGGACCGGCAAGCGGGCCGTCGTCGCGGACCGTCTGGAGCTGACCGGCCTCATGCGTCCGTTCGACACCGAGATCTGGTACGGCGACCGCGTCGGCGTGCTCGGCTCCAACGGCTCGGGCAAGTCGCACTTCCTGCGGCTGTTGGCCCTCGGCGGGACCGACCCGGATCCGTCCCTCGGGCACGTGACCGCGGTCGCGGAGGAGCTCAGCCCGGTCGCGCACGCCGGTCGCGCGGTGCTCGGCGCCCGCGTGGTGCCAGGGCTCTTCGCACAGACCCACGCGCATCCGGAGTTCGTCGGCCGCACCCTGCTCGAGATCCTGCACCGCGGGGACGACCTCCGAGACGGGATGCCCCGCGACGCGGCGAGCTCGGCCCTGGACAGGTACGGCCTCGTGCGTCAGGCGCAGCAGCCGTTCGAATCGCTCTCCGGCGGACAGCAGGCGCGGTTCCAGGTGCTCCTGCTCGAGCTCTCCGGCGCGACTCTGCTCCTCCTCGACGAGCCCACCGACAACCTCGACCTCGAGTCGGCCGAGGCGCTGGAGGAGGCGCTCGGACGCTTCGAGGGCACGGTGGTCGCGGTCACGCACGACCGGTGGTTCGCGCGCTCCTTCGACCGGTTCCTCGTGTTCGGAACGGACGGCGAGGTCTACGAGTCCGACGAGCCGGTGTGGGACGAGCGGCGGGTGGCCCGTGCGCGCTGA
- a CDS encoding GuaB3 family IMP dehydrogenase-related protein, producing the protein MEIELGRGKRARRAYTFDDIAVVPSRRTRNPEDVSTAWTIDAFGFEIPVLGAPMDSVVSPRTAIMLGQLGGLGVLDLEGLWTRYEDPEPLLAEIAGLAEDRATVRMQELYSEPIKPELITRRLAEIREAGVTVAGSLTPQRTQEFYDTVAAAGVDLFVIRGTTVSAEHVSSVAEPLNLKKFIYDLDVPVIVGGAATYTAALHLMRTGAAGVLVGFGGGAASTTRATLGIHAPMATAVSDVAAARRDYLDESGGRYVHVIADGGVGTSGDIVKALAMGADAVMLGVALARATDAPGQGFHWGPEAHHPKLPRGRRVEVGGIGTLEEILYGPAPVADGTANLIGALRKSMATTGYSDLKEFQRVEVVLAPYEA; encoded by the coding sequence ATGGAGATCGAGCTCGGCCGAGGAAAGCGCGCGCGTCGCGCGTACACGTTCGACGACATCGCGGTGGTGCCCTCGCGGCGCACGCGCAACCCGGAGGACGTGTCCACCGCGTGGACGATCGACGCCTTCGGCTTCGAGATCCCGGTGCTCGGGGCGCCGATGGACTCGGTCGTCAGCCCGCGCACCGCGATCATGCTCGGACAGCTCGGCGGTCTGGGGGTGCTCGATCTGGAGGGGCTCTGGACCCGCTACGAGGACCCGGAGCCGCTGCTCGCCGAGATCGCGGGCCTCGCGGAGGACCGGGCGACCGTGCGCATGCAGGAGCTCTACTCCGAGCCCATCAAGCCCGAGCTCATCACCCGCCGCCTCGCCGAGATCCGGGAGGCGGGCGTCACCGTCGCCGGCTCCCTCACCCCGCAGCGCACTCAGGAGTTCTACGACACCGTCGCCGCAGCCGGGGTCGACCTGTTCGTCATCCGCGGCACGACCGTCTCCGCGGAGCACGTGTCCAGCGTGGCGGAGCCGCTGAACCTCAAGAAGTTCATCTACGACCTCGACGTGCCGGTGATCGTGGGCGGAGCGGCGACCTACACCGCGGCGCTCCACCTCATGCGCACCGGCGCGGCCGGCGTGCTCGTGGGCTTCGGCGGCGGTGCGGCGTCCACCACCCGTGCCACCCTCGGCATCCACGCGCCCATGGCGACCGCGGTGTCGGATGTGGCGGCCGCGCGTCGGGACTACCTCGACGAGTCCGGCGGCCGCTACGTGCACGTGATCGCCGACGGCGGCGTCGGCACCTCGGGCGACATCGTGAAGGCGCTCGCCATGGGCGCCGACGCGGTCATGCTCGGCGTCGCCCTGGCCCGTGCCACGGACGCCCCCGGCCAGGGGTTCCACTGGGGTCCCGAGGCGCACCACCCCAAGCTCCCGCGCGGGCGACGCGTCGAGGTGGGCGGCATCGGCACGCTGGAGGAGATCCTCTACGGCCCCGCTCCGGTCGCCGACGGCACCGCGAACCTCATCGGCGCGCTGCGCAAGTCGATGGCCACCACCGGGTACTCCGACCTCAAGGAGTTCCAGCGGGTGGAGGTCGTCCTGGCTCCGTACGAGGCCTGA
- a CDS encoding SURF1 family protein — MLRGRWIAMLLLCLVVAGVFAWLGQWQLERAIETDPPAPGATEQIRPLDDVVVPGEYLPEPLVGQRVETEGVWVPGDFLVVGSRFNDGVEGYWVTGQLRVDERVSLAVAIGWAPDREAADAAVERLEADADGSVVPVAGRIISDEGPSVPPRTDPEQLDRMSPAALLSRWHDIEQLDVYRPYLASTTATAGLADIASPAPDEQSPVNWLNVFYAAEWVIFAGFAFYLWYRLAKDAWERELEEFEDAEGSAAV, encoded by the coding sequence ATGCTGCGGGGACGCTGGATCGCGATGCTGCTGCTGTGTCTCGTCGTCGCCGGGGTGTTCGCCTGGCTCGGTCAGTGGCAGCTGGAGCGGGCGATCGAGACCGATCCTCCGGCGCCGGGGGCGACCGAGCAGATCCGACCGCTCGATGACGTCGTAGTGCCGGGGGAGTACCTCCCCGAGCCCCTGGTCGGGCAGCGCGTGGAGACCGAGGGCGTCTGGGTCCCCGGGGATTTCCTCGTCGTGGGCAGCCGCTTCAACGACGGCGTCGAGGGGTACTGGGTCACCGGTCAGCTCCGCGTCGACGAGCGGGTCTCGCTGGCGGTGGCCATCGGCTGGGCACCGGATCGGGAGGCCGCCGATGCCGCTGTGGAGCGCCTCGAGGCCGACGCGGACGGCAGCGTGGTCCCCGTCGCCGGTCGCATCATCTCGGATGAGGGTCCGTCGGTGCCGCCGCGCACCGATCCGGAGCAGCTGGACCGGATGTCGCCGGCGGCTCTGTTGAGCCGCTGGCACGACATCGAGCAGCTCGACGTCTACCGTCCGTACCTCGCCTCCACGACCGCGACGGCAGGCCTCGCCGACATCGCCTCCCCGGCGCCCGACGAGCAGTCGCCGGTCAACTGGCTCAACGTGTTCTACGCCGCCGAGTGGGTCATCTTCGCCGGCTTCGCGTTCTACCTCTGGTACCGCCTGGCGAAGGATGCCTGGGAGCGCGAGCTGGAGGAGTTCGAGGACGCCGAGGGGTCCGCGGCCGTCTGA
- a CDS encoding ExeM/NucH family extracellular endonuclease — MMSAPEHGETLTPVSHRRIRGRVGALAATCVAALSLGSLVAAPASANTEGTGVVINEAYLSGGSAGAAFTNKFVELYNPTTAPVTLDGLSLQYRSAAGTGAFNGVAPLKGTIPAGGYFLVQGNSNGTNGAALPTPDATTTLSPSGTNGTLALVEGTAAVTLTPGSTVGVDGVIDLLGYGTSNTFETAAAAAPSSNTDVRSLNRTAGADKDDNKADFALSATITPQNSGGTDPGTDPGEEPGTEPKTATIAEVQGTGDVSPLAGQRVRVEGVVTADHRTGGYKGIVIQTQGSGGETDATPGASDGVFVFLNALAPTLEIGDLVSVTGTVSEYYGQTQIAPAAVADVSVVTAGVGVPALTPLPDTVRGADREQYENMYVAPTGTYRLASSHQLYNYGALWLNAGDDLNVKSTETTRPGADAAAIAAENRANRILLDDAWSIQVTNNGHPGQQPYFTEDTVVRNGDTVDFGSNGYVLQWGFDDWRLQPVVPIDDASPAERKVTFEATNPRPEKAPEVGGDAQVASFNVYNYFTTLKSENADARGAANAAQFAIQKSKIVSAINGLDAEIVALMEIENSVKLGKPVDTALKDLVAGLNADAGSDVWDYVRTPKALQDPATTDFITNAIIFKKDAVSTVGDSATVTDESVWGNAREPIAQAFDIDGRVVTVVANHLKSKSPPQGAGAEPADGQGFFNADRVKQAQAILAFTDELAETSGSSDMLLIGDFNAYGQEDPIDVFTSQGWSDVAADEAAGQYTYTFDGELGSLDHVIASPSLVPSITGAGVWGINSPEWSDRGYAFGATEEGTPYRSSDHDPILVGVSSEIPPVNIDVVTVNDFHGRIEADGAAAGAAVLAGAVQQFRAANPNTIFAGAGDLIGASTFTSFINDDNPTIDALNAAGLDVSAAGNHEFDQGWEDLRDRVQERADWEYISSNVFLTETGEPALAPAWVKELDGVRVGFVGAVTEDLDSLVSPEGIADLEVRSIVDSVNAVADDLRDGDPANGEADVVILLVHEGAESTALSAITEDSPLGEIVYGVDDDVDAIVSAHTHLAYNHVIDGRPVVSAGQYGENLGLMNIQVDPKTKELLSITNEIKPLTSAGKPLYPAVPEVQAIVDKAKAEADVLGAVKVGDITADFNRARQTNGSENRGGESTIGNFVADVQKWSTGADIALMNPGGIRANLTYASSNAEDPDGNVTYREAATVQPFANTLVTLTLTGTQLKGVLEEQWQPAGSARPFLKLGVSEGLVYAYDPTAVAGSRITSITLNGTAIDPNGEYTVAANSFLAAGGDNFATFKEGAGKRDTGKIDLQSMVDWFDANKTASPDLAQRAVGVTVSPADADGYRAGDQVTVSLSSLAFSGGEAAPGAVTLSLGDTQLAAGTVDPTIVDTTDEGGRATLTFTVPSGVFGEQQLTVEVPATGTTVQVPFTIAGEEEFAGTIALGSSKVAAGKKLDVTGEGYQPGETVTVELRSKKGQGVQVGTVQVRQDGTFSTSVTVPKNAQPGKYTVAVAQADGDEATATVTVNRAGGIGGIIKDIVDWLWDLLTGWF, encoded by the coding sequence ATGATGTCCGCTCCTGAGCACGGGGAGACCCTGACCCCCGTCTCGCACCGCAGAATCCGAGGGCGCGTGGGCGCTCTCGCCGCGACGTGCGTCGCCGCCCTGAGCCTCGGCTCGCTGGTGGCCGCGCCCGCGTCGGCGAACACTGAGGGCACCGGGGTGGTGATCAACGAGGCCTACCTGTCCGGCGGAAGCGCGGGGGCGGCGTTCACGAACAAGTTCGTGGAGCTGTACAACCCGACGACGGCGCCCGTCACCCTCGACGGCCTGTCGCTGCAGTACCGCTCCGCAGCCGGGACCGGCGCCTTCAACGGCGTCGCGCCGCTGAAGGGCACGATCCCCGCGGGCGGCTACTTCCTCGTGCAGGGGAACAGCAACGGCACCAACGGCGCCGCCCTCCCGACCCCCGACGCCACCACGACGCTGAGCCCGAGCGGCACCAACGGCACGCTGGCCCTCGTCGAGGGCACCGCGGCGGTGACTCTCACCCCCGGCTCGACGGTCGGCGTGGACGGCGTGATCGATCTCCTGGGCTACGGCACCTCGAACACCTTCGAGACGGCGGCCGCCGCCGCACCCTCGAGCAACACCGACGTCCGCTCGCTGAACCGCACCGCGGGTGCCGACAAGGACGACAACAAGGCGGACTTCGCGCTGTCGGCGACGATCACCCCGCAGAACTCCGGCGGCACCGACCCCGGCACCGACCCGGGCGAGGAGCCGGGGACGGAGCCCAAGACCGCCACGATCGCCGAGGTCCAGGGCACCGGCGACGTCTCGCCGCTGGCCGGACAGCGCGTCCGCGTCGAGGGTGTCGTCACCGCCGATCACCGCACCGGCGGCTATAAGGGCATCGTGATCCAGACGCAGGGCTCGGGCGGCGAGACCGACGCGACCCCCGGCGCCTCGGATGGCGTGTTCGTGTTCCTGAACGCGCTGGCGCCCACGCTCGAGATCGGCGACCTCGTCTCGGTGACCGGCACCGTGAGCGAGTACTACGGCCAGACCCAGATCGCTCCCGCCGCGGTGGCCGACGTCTCCGTCGTCACCGCGGGTGTGGGCGTGCCCGCCCTCACGCCGCTCCCGGACACCGTGCGCGGTGCCGACCGCGAGCAGTACGAGAACATGTACGTCGCCCCGACAGGCACCTATCGGCTTGCGTCGAGCCACCAGCTCTACAACTACGGGGCGCTGTGGCTGAACGCCGGCGACGACCTCAACGTCAAGAGCACCGAGACCACGCGTCCCGGTGCCGACGCGGCCGCCATCGCGGCCGAGAACCGCGCCAACCGCATCCTGCTCGACGACGCCTGGTCCATCCAGGTGACCAACAACGGCCACCCGGGCCAGCAGCCGTACTTCACGGAGGACACGGTGGTCCGCAACGGCGACACCGTCGACTTCGGGTCCAACGGCTACGTGCTCCAGTGGGGCTTCGACGACTGGCGGCTGCAGCCGGTCGTCCCGATCGACGACGCCTCCCCGGCGGAGCGCAAGGTCACCTTCGAGGCGACTAACCCGCGTCCCGAGAAGGCTCCGGAGGTGGGCGGTGACGCGCAGGTGGCGTCGTTCAACGTCTACAACTACTTCACGACGCTGAAGAGCGAGAACGCCGACGCCCGCGGCGCGGCGAACGCCGCCCAGTTCGCGATCCAGAAGTCCAAGATCGTCTCGGCCATCAACGGCCTCGACGCCGAGATCGTGGCGCTCATGGAGATCGAGAACTCGGTCAAGCTCGGCAAGCCCGTCGACACCGCCCTGAAGGACCTCGTCGCCGGCCTCAACGCCGACGCGGGCTCGGACGTGTGGGACTACGTCCGCACACCGAAGGCCCTGCAGGACCCGGCGACGACGGACTTCATCACCAACGCGATCATCTTCAAGAAGGACGCCGTGAGCACGGTGGGCGACAGCGCCACCGTCACCGACGAGTCGGTGTGGGGCAACGCCCGCGAGCCGATCGCGCAGGCGTTCGACATCGACGGCCGTGTGGTCACCGTCGTCGCCAATCACCTGAAGTCGAAGTCCCCGCCGCAGGGCGCCGGGGCGGAGCCGGCCGACGGCCAGGGCTTCTTCAACGCCGACCGGGTGAAGCAGGCGCAGGCCATCCTCGCCTTCACGGACGAGCTGGCCGAGACCAGCGGCAGCAGCGACATGCTGCTGATCGGCGACTTCAACGCCTACGGGCAGGAAGACCCGATCGACGTGTTCACCTCGCAGGGGTGGAGCGACGTGGCCGCCGACGAGGCCGCAGGACAGTACACGTACACGTTCGACGGGGAGCTCGGCTCGCTCGACCACGTGATCGCGTCGCCCTCGCTCGTCCCGTCGATCACGGGCGCCGGTGTGTGGGGCATCAACTCGCCGGAGTGGAGCGACCGCGGCTATGCGTTCGGCGCCACCGAGGAGGGCACCCCTTACCGGTCCAGCGACCACGACCCGATCCTCGTCGGCGTCTCCTCGGAGATCCCGCCGGTGAACATCGACGTCGTGACGGTGAACGACTTCCACGGCCGTATCGAGGCCGACGGGGCCGCGGCGGGTGCCGCGGTGCTCGCGGGCGCTGTGCAGCAGTTCCGCGCGGCGAACCCGAACACGATCTTCGCCGGAGCCGGCGACCTGATCGGGGCCTCGACGTTCACCTCGTTCATCAACGATGACAACCCCACGATCGACGCGCTCAACGCCGCCGGCCTGGACGTGAGCGCTGCGGGCAACCACGAGTTCGACCAGGGGTGGGAAGACCTGCGCGACCGGGTGCAGGAGCGCGCGGACTGGGAGTACATCTCCTCGAACGTGTTCCTCACCGAGACCGGTGAGCCCGCGCTCGCCCCGGCCTGGGTCAAGGAGCTCGACGGGGTGCGCGTCGGCTTCGTGGGCGCCGTCACCGAAGACCTCGACTCGCTCGTCTCGCCTGAAGGCATCGCGGATCTCGAGGTGCGCAGCATCGTCGACTCCGTGAACGCCGTGGCCGACGACCTGCGCGACGGGGACCCCGCGAACGGCGAGGCGGACGTCGTGATCCTGCTCGTGCACGAGGGTGCGGAGAGCACCGCGCTGTCCGCGATCACCGAGGACTCGCCGCTGGGCGAGATCGTCTACGGCGTCGACGACGACGTGGACGCGATCGTCTCGGCGCACACGCACCTCGCCTACAACCACGTCATCGACGGCCGGCCGGTCGTCTCGGCGGGGCAGTACGGCGAGAACCTCGGCCTCATGAACATCCAGGTCGACCCGAAGACGAAGGAGCTGCTCTCGATCACCAACGAGATCAAGCCCCTCACGTCCGCAGGCAAGCCGCTGTACCCGGCGGTGCCGGAGGTGCAGGCCATCGTCGACAAGGCGAAGGCGGAGGCCGACGTGCTGGGAGCGGTGAAGGTGGGCGACATCACCGCCGACTTCAACCGCGCGCGGCAGACCAACGGCTCGGAGAACCGCGGTGGCGAGTCCACCATCGGCAACTTCGTCGCCGACGTGCAGAAGTGGTCCACGGGTGCGGACATCGCGCTCATGAACCCGGGTGGCATCCGTGCCAACCTGACCTACGCGTCGAGCAACGCCGAGGACCCTGACGGCAACGTCACCTACCGAGAGGCGGCGACCGTCCAGCCGTTCGCGAACACCCTGGTCACGCTGACCCTCACCGGGACGCAGCTGAAGGGCGTGCTGGAGGAGCAGTGGCAGCCGGCCGGATCGGCGCGACCGTTCCTCAAGCTCGGCGTCTCCGAGGGTCTGGTCTACGCCTACGACCCGACGGCGGTCGCGGGTTCGCGGATCACCTCGATCACGCTGAACGGCACCGCGATCGACCCGAACGGGGAGTACACGGTGGCGGCGAACTCCTTCCTCGCGGCGGGCGGCGACAACTTCGCCACCTTCAAGGAGGGCGCGGGCAAGCGGGACACCGGCAAGATCGACCTCCAGTCGATGGTCGACTGGTTCGACGCGAACAAGACGGCCTCGCCTGACCTCGCCCAGCGTGCGGTCGGCGTGACCGTCAGTCCGGCTGACGCCGACGGCTACCGCGCGGGCGACCAGGTGACGGTCTCGCTCTCCTCGCTGGCGTTCAGCGGTGGCGAGGCGGCACCGGGAGCGGTCACGCTGTCGCTCGGAGACACCCAGCTCGCGGCCGGCACGGTCGACCCGACCATCGTGGACACCACCGACGAGGGCGGCCGCGCCACCCTCACCTTCACGGTGCCGTCCGGAGTGTTCGGTGAGCAGCAGCTCACGGTCGAGGTCCCGGCGACGGGCACGACGGTGCAGGTGCCGTTCACGATCGCCGGCGAGGAGGAGTTCGCGGGGACCATCGCGCTCGGCTCCTCGAAGGTGGCCGCGGGTAAGAAGCTCGACGTCACCGGCGAGGGCTACCAGCCCGGCGAGACCGTCACGGTGGAGCTCCGGTCGAAGAAGGGGCAGGGCGTCCAGGTGGGGACGGTGCAGGTCCGGCAGGACGGCACGTTCAGCACCTCGGTGACGGTGCCGAAGAACGCCCAGCCCGGCAAGTACACCGTCGCGGTGGCGCAGGCCGATGGGGACGAGGCCACGGCCACGGTCACCGTCAACCGCGCCGGCGGCATCGGCGGGATCATCAAGGACATCGTCGACTGGCTGTGGGACCTCCTGACCGGATGGTTCTGA
- a CDS encoding DUF3817 domain-containing protein → MPEPKVASFPAIRGALKFYQIASIITGVMLLLLLAEMVLKYTPIHLELFAGGSGGPLWFAGVIAGPDCQWWSLFAPWTNSCEMTSLGDGFNISLFILVAHGWFYVVYLFACFRMWSLMRWRFPRFILLALGGVVPLLSFFMEAVVAREVKTYLATREAAEASAIAPEGVR, encoded by the coding sequence ATGCCCGAACCGAAAGTCGCCAGCTTTCCGGCGATCCGCGGTGCGCTGAAGTTCTACCAGATCGCGTCGATCATCACGGGAGTCATGCTGCTCCTGCTGCTCGCCGAGATGGTGCTGAAGTACACCCCGATCCACCTCGAGCTCTTCGCCGGAGGATCGGGCGGCCCGCTCTGGTTCGCCGGCGTCATCGCGGGGCCGGACTGCCAGTGGTGGTCGCTGTTCGCGCCGTGGACGAACTCGTGCGAGATGACCTCCCTCGGGGACGGCTTCAACATCTCGCTGTTCATCCTCGTCGCCCACGGCTGGTTCTACGTCGTCTACCTCTTCGCGTGCTTCCGCATGTGGAGCCTGATGCGCTGGCGCTTCCCGCGGTTCATCCTGCTCGCGCTCGGCGGCGTCGTGCCGCTGCTGTCGTTCTTCATGGAGGCGGTCGTCGCCCGTGAAGTCAAGACCTATCTCGCCACCCGGGAGGCCGCCGAGGCCTCCGCGATCGCCCCGGAAGGTGTCCGTTGA